CACCGCCGCTGTGGATGATGGGTCAGGGACCGCCGACGGTCGACGAAACTCACCGAACGGGTCGATTCCGGCCGCTGACGGGCTCTGCTTCCGGTCCCCGTCCCGACGATGTGCCACAACACCGGTCGGACGGGGCAGCTGTCCGACAGGTTCTGCAGGGACAGGCCGGCCATAACAAAGCCCACAGACGGTTCCTGTCGACATATCCGAGACATGAGAGCGAACAGGCACGACGGAAGCCGAGAACGTCGGGTAGAGCGCGTCCCAGTCAGACCGCCGTGCGTCGCAGAGTCGGCGGCCCGAAGCGGTGTGAGCGGCCGGGCCGGCCGGAGGCCGGCCGGTGGAGGTGCACATGGCGACTGAGGCGAGCGTCGGGTCGTCCGTCCCCCGGGAGTCCCACACGTGGGTTGACCTCGTGAGTCCCTCCCACCCGTTTTTCTTCCGTGCACTGGTCGACGGCCTCGACCCGATGGCGACGACGGTGACTGTCCGCAAGAAGACGGAGACGGTCCCACTCGCCCGGGAGGTCGGGTTCGACGTCCGGACGGTGGGCCGTGACTTCGACAACCCGACGGTCCGCAAACTCGGGATTCCGCTCCGGACGGCACAGCTGAGCCTCCGGGCGCCTGACGCTGACGTCGCGCTCTGTTCGCGAAACGCAATGTGCATCCTCGCGGCGAAGGCGCGTGGCATCCCTTCCATCCACTTCACCGACAACGACATCACGGCCCACGTCGACGGCCTCCGGGCCGAGGAACTGTACAACCGCCTCGAGGCGATGGCGACGCACAACGTGGTGCCCGCCGCGTTCGACACCTGGGAACTCAAGCGGTGGGGGGCCAGCAGCGGGTCGATTCACACCTACGACGGCCTCAAGGAACACGTCTACGTCGCTGACTTCGAACCGAATCCGCAGTTCCTCGAGAAACTCCCGTTCGACGAGTACGTCGTGGTCCGTCCCGAGGCGATGACCGCGGCCTACGTCGACGTCGACCAGTCTATCGTCCCGCGACTGCTGGCCGAGGTGGTCGACCGTGGCTACAACGTGGTTTACCTGCCCCGCTCGCGCGGTGACGAGACGTACGCGGACGCCTTCGCCGACGACAGGGTGTACACGCCGCCGAACGCGCTGAACGGCCTGGACCTGGCCTGGCACGCCCGGTGTGTCATGACCGGGTCGGGGACGATGGCCCGCGAGGCGGCCTGTATGGAGACGCCCGCGGTGTCGTTCTTCCCGAACTCGCTGCTCTCGGTCGACCAGCAGCTGGTCGACGAGGGCAAGGTGTTCCACTCGCGGGACGTGCCCGACATCGGCGAGTACCTCACGGGCCTCGACGCCGCCGACGCCGAGCCGAGTCGAGAGCGCGCCCGGACGGTCCGAGACGACGTCGTCTCGCTCACCCAGAGTCTCATCGACGACCTGGAGGGTGATCGATGAGCGGGGAGGGACTGGCGGCCCAGGGCCGCTCCAACGGCGACCGGTGGGTCCAGGACACGGGACACGCCATGGACCGGGACGACCTCCCGGCCGACGAGGCGTTCCTGCTCCAGGTGATGCTCGATACACTCGCGTACGCCCGGGAGCGGGACTACACCGGGTGGGACTACTTCGACGGGATGAGCAGCCGCGTCCTCGAGGGGCTCCCCGCCGACAACAAGTGGGTCAACATCGCCGTCCAGGAGAGCATCAAACGCGCGCCGGTGAACGTCAGGCCCCTCCTGCTGGTCGAACAGCGCCAGAACTTCAAGGGGACCGCGCTGTTCGCGATGGCAAACGAGACGGCCTACGCGCTCACCAGCGGCGAGCGCTACCGCGAGGAGTCGCGGGCCCTCGTCGACTGGCTGGTCGACAACAAGGCCGACGGCTACGCCGGGTTCTGTGGCGGCCACACCCACGAGATGCAGCAACTGGACGAGCGGCGGCCGGCCAACACGCCCAACGTCGTCCCGACGTCCTACGGCGTCAAGGCGCTCCTCCGTGCAGCGGAGTACGACGACGAGTACGGCGCCGTCGCGCGCTCGGCGGCGTCGTTCGTCGCGGAGGACCTGAAGTACACCGAGTTCGACGGCGGCGCGCGCATCGTCTACCAACCGCTCTTCGACGGGGAGTTCTACACGCTGAACGGCGGCGCCCTCGGGGCACGCATCCACGTCGACCTCTACGAGGCGTTCGACGACCCCGTCTACCTCGAACGAGCACAGAAACTCCTGGACTACATCGCGACCAAACAGGCCGACATCGGGGGCTGGAAGTACCGCGATCCGCCCTCGGCGTCACACCTCTCGATGGACAACCACCACAACGGCTTCGTCCTCGAGGCCTACCAGCGGTACCAGGAGGTCGTCGGCGACGACCGGTACAGCGAGACCATCGAGCGGGCGCTCGACTTCCACCGGGAGTACCTGTTCGACGCCAACGGCGCGCCAAACTGGGACGAGACGAAGGCCTACCCGAAGGACATCCACGCGGCCACGCAGGGCATCATCGTGTTCTCGAAGGCCGGCGAGTTCACCTTCGCCCGGAAGATACTCGACTGGGTCTTCGCCAACCTCTATGCCGGCGAAGGGCAGTTCTACTACCAGAAACGGCGCTTCTACACGAAGCGGTTCACGCTGATGCGCTGGTGTCAGGCGTGGATGGCCTACGCGATATCGGTGTACCTCGAGGAACGTCACCTCGACGGGGGGACCTGAATGGACGTCGACGTCGTCCGGGCGAACCTCCGGAACCACTGGAACGACCCGAAGTGGTGGCGCGAGATAGCGATGCCCTTCGCCGTCCGTGCCACGATCGTCCAGCCGTACTTCCGGTACGTCCACGACAACGACGGTATCGACGTCATGGACGAGGAGTGGGACAACCTCCTCATCCTCGATGCGTGTCGCTACGACATGTTCGCCGCGCACAACACACTGGCGGGCGACCTGCAGCGCCGGGTCTCGAAGGGGTCCAACACCGCCGAGTTCCTGCAGCGGAACTTCGCCGGGCAGACGTTCGACGACACGGTCTACGTCACGGCGAACCCCCAGGTCGACGTCCGCCTGGACGCACCGTTCTACGAGACGGTGTCGGTCTGGAAGGACGCCTGGGACGAGGCATTCAACACCGTCCGCCCCGAGGCGATGGTCGAGGCGACCCTCGAGGCCCAGGAGCGGTTCCCCGAGAAGCGCATCATCGCCCACTTCGTCCAGCCCCACTACCCGTTCATCGGCGAGTTCGGGCGGACGCTCGTCGACGACCAGGCCGGCATCGAGCTCTCGAAGCGGCAGGCGACCGGCGAGACGGCCGAGAGCGACCACTACAACGTCTGGGACCTCCTCCAGCGCGGCGTCGTCTCGGAGGCCGACGTCTGGAAGGGGTACAACGAGAACCTCCAGCTGACCCTCGAGCACGTCGAGGACCTGCTCGAGGAGCTCTTCGGCCGCACGGTGGTGACCTCGGACCACGGGAACCTCGTGGGCGAACGGCCCACGCCGTGTCCGGTCCCGTTCCGGATGTACGGGCATCCGCCGTCGGTCTACGCGGACGCGCTCGTCACCGTCCCGTGGCTGGTCGTCGAGAGCGAAACGCGCCGGGACATCGTCGAGGGCGTCCCCACGGACGAACGGGGGGACGAGCCCGTCGAGGACGAGGACGCCGAGGAACGTCTCCGTGCGCTGGGTTACCTGTAACCGCGTCGACACGGCGTCGGGGATCGACCCGGTGTCGGGGCGTTATTCTGACGATAACTATCTGGGAACGACCTATAGCAGGAGCAAGATGGCATCATGAATGTGAGTGGGAACCGTCCGTCCAACCGGCGGGTGTACGCGCTCAAAGCCGCCCTGATAGTCGGGTTCGGAGCGCTCGCTTTCGCCTTCATCACCGCGCACACCAGTCCCACCACCGGGTACGAGGTGTCGATATACACGGACACCCCACTGGCCTACTGGGTCGCCCTCTCGATTGCGCTCCTCATTGCGATCGGCGTGGCCATCGTGGCCTACGACAACCGACTGGGGACGCTCGCACTCCTGCTCGCCGCCCTCGGCGTGCTGAGCGTCTTCGCGCTCCCGATCATCCGTGGCTACCTGTTTTACGGTCACGGTGACTCGCTCCACCACCTCGGCTGGGCGCGCGACATCGCCGGCGGGATGCTCGCCCCACAGGAGATGATCTACCCCGGGTTCCACATGATCTCGGTGTTCCTCTCGGCCTTGGGGGGTGTTGCGATGACGCAGTCGATGCTGTACGTGACGCTCCTGGTGAAACTGCTGTTTGTCGTGTTCATCCCGCTGGCCCTCTACATGCTGTACTCGAACCGGAAGGCGATCTTCATCGGTGTGTTCTCCGGGTTCCTGATGCTGCCGATAAACCACATCAGTACCCACGAGAGCTTCCACACCTTCTCGATGACGATTCTGTTCACTGCGTTCATCTACTACCTGCTGTTCGCGCACGTCACGAAGAAACACGTCGACGAGGCTCTGCCGCGGTTCCTGTCGCCGACGGGGCTCGTCCTCCCCGTCGCCCTCGTGGCGGTCG
The DNA window shown above is from Haloarcula halobia and carries:
- a CDS encoding DUF354 domain-containing protein, which codes for MATEASVGSSVPRESHTWVDLVSPSHPFFFRALVDGLDPMATTVTVRKKTETVPLAREVGFDVRTVGRDFDNPTVRKLGIPLRTAQLSLRAPDADVALCSRNAMCILAAKARGIPSIHFTDNDITAHVDGLRAEELYNRLEAMATHNVVPAAFDTWELKRWGASSGSIHTYDGLKEHVYVADFEPNPQFLEKLPFDEYVVVRPEAMTAAYVDVDQSIVPRLLAEVVDRGYNVVYLPRSRGDETYADAFADDRVYTPPNALNGLDLAWHARCVMTGSGTMAREAACMETPAVSFFPNSLLSVDQQLVDEGKVFHSRDVPDIGEYLTGLDAADAEPSRERARTVRDDVVSLTQSLIDDLEGDR
- a CDS encoding antibiotic ABC transporter permease, with protein sequence MSGEGLAAQGRSNGDRWVQDTGHAMDRDDLPADEAFLLQVMLDTLAYARERDYTGWDYFDGMSSRVLEGLPADNKWVNIAVQESIKRAPVNVRPLLLVEQRQNFKGTALFAMANETAYALTSGERYREESRALVDWLVDNKADGYAGFCGGHTHEMQQLDERRPANTPNVVPTSYGVKALLRAAEYDDEYGAVARSAASFVAEDLKYTEFDGGARIVYQPLFDGEFYTLNGGALGARIHVDLYEAFDDPVYLERAQKLLDYIATKQADIGGWKYRDPPSASHLSMDNHHNGFVLEAYQRYQEVVGDDRYSETIERALDFHREYLFDANGAPNWDETKAYPKDIHAATQGIIVFSKAGEFTFARKILDWVFANLYAGEGQFYYQKRRFYTKRFTLMRWCQAWMAYAISVYLEERHLDGGT